Proteins encoded together in one Capricornis sumatraensis isolate serow.1 chromosome 3, serow.2, whole genome shotgun sequence window:
- the TMEM120A gene encoding ion channel TACAN, which yields MHPPPPGPLGDCLRDWEELQQDFHGIQETHRLYRLKLEELTKLQNSCTSSIARQKKRLQELALVLKKCKPSLPSEAEEAAQELENQIKERQGLFFDMEAYLPKKNGLYLSLVLGNVNVTLLSKQAKFAYKDEYEKFKLYLTIILILISFTCRFLLNSRVTDAAFNFLLVWYYCTLTIRESILINNGSRIKGWWVFHHYVSTFLSGVMLTWPDGLMYQKFRNQFLSFSMYQSFVQFLQYYYQSGCLYRLRALGERHTMDLTVEGFQSWMWRGLTFLLPFLFFGHFWQLFNALTLFNLARDPECKEWQVLMCGFPFLLLFLGNFFTTLRVVHQKFHNQLHGSKKE from the exons ATGCATCCCCCGCCTCCGGGCCCGCTGGGCGACTGCCTGCGCGACTGGGAGGAGCTGCAGCAGGACTTCCACGGCATCCAG GAGACCCACCGGCTGTACCGCCTGAAGCTGGAGGAGCTGACCAAGCTGCAGAACAGCTGTACTAGCTCCATCGCTCGGCAGAAGAAGCGGCTCCAGGAGCTGGCCCTTGTCCTGAAAAA ATGCAAACCCTCCCTCCCGTCAGAGGCCGAGGAAGCCGCGCAGGAGCTGGAAAACCAGATCAAGGAGCGACAGGGCCTCTTCTTCGATATGGAGGCCTACTTGCCCAAGAAGAATGG GTTGTATCTGAGCCTGGTTCTGGGCAACGTCAACGTGACACTCCTGAGCAAGCAGGCTAA GTTTGCCTACAAAGACGAGTACGAGAAGTTCAAGCTCTACCTCACCATCATCCTCATTCTCATCTCCTTCACCTGCCGCTTCCTCCTCAACTCCAG GGTGACAGACGCTGCCTTCAACTTCCTGCTGGTCTGGTATTACTGCACCCTGACCATCCGTGAGAGCATCCTCATCAACAACGGCTCCCG GATCAAAGGCTGGTGGGTCTTCCATCACTACGTGTCCACGTTCCTGTCGGGAGTCATGCTGACATG GCCCGACGGCCTCATGTACCAGAAGTTCCGGAACCAGTTCCTGTCCTTCTCCATGTACCAGA GTTTCGTGCAGTTCCTCCAGTATTACTACCAGAGCGGCTGCCTGTACCGCCTGCGCGCCCTGGGCGAGCGGCACACCATGGACCTCACTGTGG AGGGCTTCCAGTCCTGGATGTGGCGGGGCCTCACCTTCCTGCTGCCCTTCCTCTTCTTCGGACAC ttCTGGCAGCTTTTTAACGCGCTGACGTTGTTCAACCTGGCCCGGGACCCCGAGTGCAAAGAGTGGCAG GTGCTCATGTGCggcttccccttcctcctcctcttccttggcAATTTCTTCACCACCCTGCGGGTCGTGCACCAGAAATTCCACAACCAGCTgcatgggagcaagaaagaatga
- the POR gene encoding NADPH--cytochrome P450 reductase, giving the protein MNMGDSNMDAGTTPLETVAEEVSLFSTTDMILFSLIVGVMTYWFLFRKKKEEVPEFTKIQTTTSSVKDRSFVEKMKKTGRNIIVFYGSQTGTAEEFANRLSKDAHRYGMRGMAADPEEYDLADLSSLPEIEKALAVFCMATYGEGDPTDNAQDFYDWLQETDVDLSGVKYAVFALGNKTYEHFNAMGKYVDKRLEQLGAQRIFDLGLGDDDGNLEEDFITWREQFWPAVCEHFGVEATGEESSIRQYELMVHTDMDMAKVYTGEMGRLKSYENQKPPFDAKNPFLAVVTTNRKLNQGTERHLMHLELDISDSKIRYESGDHVAVYPANDSALVNQLGEILGADLDVIMSLNNLDEESNKKHPFPCPTSYRTALTYYLDITNPPRTNVLYELAQYASEPAEQEQLRKMASSSGEGKELYLRWVLEARRHILAILQDYPSLRPPIDHLCELLPRLQARYYSIASSSKVHPNSVHICAVAVEYETKTGRINKGVATSWLRAKEPAGENGGRALVPMYVRKSQFRLPFKATTPVVMVGPGTGVAPFIGFIQERAWLRQQGKEVGETLLYYGCRRSDEDYLYREELAGFHKDGTLTQLNVAFSREQPQKVYVQHLLKKDKEHLWKLIHDGGAHIYVCGDARNMARDVQNTFYDIVAEQGAMEQAQAVDYVKKLMTKGRYSLDVWS; this is encoded by the exons ATGAACATGGGAGACTCCAATATGGATGCCGGCACCACCCCGCTTGAGACAGTGGCTGAAGAAGTGTCCCTTTTCAGCACGACGGACATGATCCTGTTTTCTCTCATCGTGGGCGTCATGACATACTGGTTCCtcttcaggaagaagaaagaagaagtcCCCGAGTTCACCAAGATTCAGACCAC GACCTCCTCTGTCAAAGACAGAAGCTTTGTGGAGAAGATGAAGAAGACG GGCAGGAACATCATCGTGTTCTATGGCTCCCAGACGGGGACTGCTGAGGAGTTTGCCAACCGCCTGTCCAAGGACGCCCACCGCTATGGGATGCGGGGCATGGCAGCTGACCCCGAGGAATATGATCTG GCCGACCTGAGCAGCCTACCAGAGATTGAGAAAGCTCTGGCCGTGTTCTGTATGGCTACCTACGGTGAGGGGGACCCCACCGACAACGCCCAGGACTTCTACGACTGGCTCCAGGAGACAGATGTGGACCTCTCTGGGGTCAAGTATGCG GTGTTTGCCCTTGGGAACAAGACCTACGAGCACTTCAACGCCATGGGCAAGTACGTGGACAAGCGGCTGGAACAGCTCGGGGCCCAGCGAATCTTTGATCTGGGGCTGGGCGACGATGACGGGAA CCTGGAGGAGGACTTCATCACGTGGCGAGAACAGTTCTGGCCGGCTGTGTGCGAGCACTTCGGGGTGGAAGCCACCGGAGAGGAGTCCAG CATTCGCCAGTACGAACTCATGGTCCACACGGACATGGACATGGCCAAGGTGTACACGGGCGAGATGGGCCGCCTGAAGAGCTATGAGAACCAGAAACC ccccttCGACGCCAAGAACCCGTTTCTGGCTGTCGTCACCACCAACCGGAAGCTGAACCAGGGAACCGAGCGACACCTCATGCACCTGGAATTAGACATCTCGGACTCCAAAATCAG GTATGAGTCTGGGGACCATGTGGCTGTTTATCCGGCTAATGACTCTGCCCTGGTGAACCAGCTTGGCGAGATCCTGGGTGCTGACCTGGACGTCATCATGTCCCTGAACAACCTTGATG AGGAGTCCAACAAGAAGcaccccttcccctgccccacctcctaCCGCACGGCCCTCACCTACTACCTGGACATCACCAACCCGCCACGCACCAACGTGCTCTACGAGCTGGCCCAGTACGCCTCGGAGCCCGCCGAGCAGGAGCAGCTGCGCAAGATGGCCTCCTCATCGGGCGAGGGCAAG GAGCTGTACCTGAGGTGGGTGCTGGAGGCTCGGCGGCACATCCTGGCCATCCTGCAGGACTACCCATCCCTGCGGCCCCCCATCGACCACCTGTGTGAGCTGCTGCCTCGTCTCCAGGCCCGCTACTACTCCATCGCCTCGTCCTCCAAG GTCCACCCCAACTCCGTGCACATCTGTGCCGTGGCCGTGGAGTACGAAACCAAGACGGGCCGCATCAACAAGGGCGTGGCCACCAGCTGGCTGCGGGCCAAGGAGCCGGCCGGGGAGAACGGCGGCCGGGCCCTGGTGCCCATGTACGTGCGCAAGTCCCAATTCCGCCTGCCCTTCAAGGCCACCACGCCCGTCGTCATGGTGGGCCCCGGCACCGGGGTCGCCCCCTTCATAGGCTTCATCCAGGAGCGGGCCTGGCTAAGGCAGCAGG GCAAGGAGGTGGGCGAGACGCTTCTCTACTACGGCTGCCGGCGCTCTGACGAGGACTATCTGTACCGCGAGGAGCTGGCCGGCTTCCACAAGGATGGCACCCTCACCCAGCTCAACGTGGCCTTCTCCCGGGAGCAGCCCCAGAAG GTCTACGTGCAGCACTTACTCAAGAAGGACAAGGAGCACCTATGGAAACTCATCCACGACGGGGGCGCCCACATCTACGTGTGCGG GGACGCTCGGAACATGGCGAGAGACGTGCAGAACACCTTCTATGACATCGTGGCCGAGCAGGGGGCCATGGAGCAGGCCCAGGCCGTGGACTACGTCAAGAAGCTGATGACCAAGGGCCGCTACTCCCTGGACGTGTGGAGCTAG